A window of Nicotiana tabacum cultivar K326 chromosome 24, ASM71507v2, whole genome shotgun sequence contains these coding sequences:
- the LOC107760704 gene encoding putative beta-1,3-galactosyltransferase 2 gives MHGDFLRLEMSMLSGLLLYEILSLLKTVKGETEHVEGYLELSAKTKTYFTTAISLWDADFYVKVDDDVHVNIGALAATLARHRSKPSVYIGCMKSGPVLVQKGVRYREPEHWKFGDDGNRYFRHATGQLYAISKDLATYISINRHILHKYANEDVTVGSWFIGLDVEHIDDRKLCCGTPPVSSAFICYLSLRSIRKGESVDDYAMFKRGFNISLKVDA, from the exons ATGCATGGAGATTTCTTGAGGCTGGAAATGTCAATGCTCTCTGGTCTACTCCTTTATGAAATCTTGTCCCTCTTAAAAACCGTGAAAGGGGAGACA GAACACGTTGAGGGATACCTTGAACTATCAGCCAAGACAAAGACCTATTTTACTACTGCTATTTCACTCTGGGATGCAGATTTCTATGTCAAAGTTGATGACGATGTGCATGTAAATATAG GAGCGCTGGCGGCAACTCTAGCTAGACATCGCTCAAAACCCAGTGTATATATTGGTTGCATGAAATCTGGTCCTGTCCTTGTGCAGAA GGGAGTGAGATATCGTGAGCCTGAGCATTGGAAATTTGGTGACGACGGAAACAGGTATTTCCGACATGCAACAGGCCAACTGTATGCCATCTCAAAAGATTTGGCCACCTATATATCTATAAACAG GCACATTCTACATAAGTATGCTAACGAGGATGTAACAGTGGGATCGTGGTTCATTGGATTGGATGTGGAACATATAGATGACCGTAAATTGTGTTGTGGAACTCCACCTG TGTCATCTGCTTTTATTTGTTATTTATCTCTAAGATCAATAAGAAAGGGCGAGTCAGTTGATGATTATGCTATGTTCAAAAGGGGTTTTAACATCAGCCTTAAAGTAGATGCTTGA
- the LOC107760710 gene encoding protein RER1B-like isoform X2: MEGVGDDGASAAAALNIKPAESFQYYLDKTTPHVFYRWIGTTVLALLYALRIYSVQGFYFVTYCLGFYIVNLLVGFLSPLVDPQMEPSDGPMLPTKASDEFKPFISRLTEFKFWYAITKALCIAFIITFFSLFDVPTYWPFLLFIWILHFVGTMDSLIRQMIRYKYIPFNLGKQKLLWKKARTAVPRT; the protein is encoded by the exons ATGGAGGgtgttggagatgatggtgcatcaGCGGCTGCAGCTTTGAACATTAAACCTGCAGAGAGCTTCCAGTATTACTTAGATAAAACCACTCCCCATGTATTCTATAGGTGGATTGGAACCACTGTTTTGGCACTCCTTTATGCTCTTCGGATTTATTCTGTTCAAGGATTCTACTTTGTTACATATTGTTTGGGCTTTTACATAGTCAATTTGCTGGTTGGTTTCCTGTCGCCTCTTGTTGATCCTCAAATGGAACCTTCTGATGGACCTATGTTGCCTACTAAAGCTTCAGATGAGTTCAAGCCTTTCATTAGTCGCCTTACGGAGTTCAAGTTCTG GTATGCCATAACAAAGGCTCTCTGTATCGCATTTATCATAACTTTCTTCTCCCTATTCGATGTTCCTACGTACTGGCCTTTCTTGTTGTTCATCTGGATTCTCCATTTTGTCGGTACCATGGATTCCCTAATTAGACAAATGATCAGATACAAATACATCCCATTCAACCTTGGGAAGCAG AAATTACTCTGGAAAAAGGCCAGGACAGCAGTACCAAGGACATAA
- the LOC107760710 gene encoding protein RER1B-like isoform X1, translating to MSAHDRFSSCAFMEGVGDDGASAAAALNIKPAESFQYYLDKTTPHVFYRWIGTTVLALLYALRIYSVQGFYFVTYCLGFYIVNLLVGFLSPLVDPQMEPSDGPMLPTKASDEFKPFISRLTEFKFWYAITKALCIAFIITFFSLFDVPTYWPFLLFIWILHFVGTMDSLIRQMIRYKYIPFNLGKQKLLWKKARTAVPRT from the exons ATGAGTGCCCATGACA GATTTTCAAGTTGTGCTTTTATGGAGGgtgttggagatgatggtgcatcaGCGGCTGCAGCTTTGAACATTAAACCTGCAGAGAGCTTCCAGTATTACTTAGATAAAACCACTCCCCATGTATTCTATAGGTGGATTGGAACCACTGTTTTGGCACTCCTTTATGCTCTTCGGATTTATTCTGTTCAAGGATTCTACTTTGTTACATATTGTTTGGGCTTTTACATAGTCAATTTGCTGGTTGGTTTCCTGTCGCCTCTTGTTGATCCTCAAATGGAACCTTCTGATGGACCTATGTTGCCTACTAAAGCTTCAGATGAGTTCAAGCCTTTCATTAGTCGCCTTACGGAGTTCAAGTTCTG GTATGCCATAACAAAGGCTCTCTGTATCGCATTTATCATAACTTTCTTCTCCCTATTCGATGTTCCTACGTACTGGCCTTTCTTGTTGTTCATCTGGATTCTCCATTTTGTCGGTACCATGGATTCCCTAATTAGACAAATGATCAGATACAAATACATCCCATTCAACCTTGGGAAGCAG AAATTACTCTGGAAAAAGGCCAGGACAGCAGTACCAAGGACATAA